A part of Prolixibacteraceae bacterium genomic DNA contains:
- a CDS encoding T9SS type A sorting domain-containing protein yields the protein MKKNSSINMGSCLLWLLTCLLLMNLCPKNGQAQSYTVNYPVQVKQLDTGNDYNIKYQMILTKPFPLCGGVRWKANRPNQRIGNKWINLQEDHDDWSVRTVTVSAYPGAGAYLGGTFNSRSTLLNCDHWSRAVKLLQAAPLKNPYNLGMMYEEDQKRIIVKWSNATNVPSDKYKTKIKRTDLANNTISEVVVDGGITSYIDTRNIRPAARFKYEICTHFPGGHKTDLFKDCPSRTSIIIEKEITLPNIIENIEVDTKRASIAIKWKINSTVFHDHICLEYKDSNEQWNLVKELSATTNMYQWTPRFSLTPGKVYDIRVIAMKEMTPIQSIYSRGYISPNGVLSGHIKIADSEKGVPNIPLKIISGENKQIKYRYYNLPITYLPSLMPNITRQLTSNQTLIKQGLTETFNLNIKDNSSNFGIVFDCWIYIDKEDDYRFFLNADDCAILSIDNIEKLCVIYNESERNVNTHLKKGFHKIQLNYIQGIGDLGLNLSYSSSTITKQQVPSEVLYKEQGLIKNTSTDEEGYFYLDEVYYGEEAKFYIIPLKKDSDIRPDTITRTLSINDHKQDNVRFQDHSSIPVHGIVKIGNCPISKAQVVFNDSKESTITKDDGSFEYVIQSPDPIKKNELGIFFKGHKFDKTIQVDLVNDAKNSANPFIFHDIQTDTLDLSVLSGCESPIADQVDVLLTKINDNGESCYSRIITLNNTGKKKLKLPATTYNIKVVDMRITNQNANEQIKKEFNDVKENIIASFREINIDLGQRDTIKIKDTKVINEKTGETKTTEKVTDIKLIKAAFRFRQKIDLDIEGSAWSKKAGVHQVEYEGETFDEEIFTMQQGEEYNVKFKLNEKYDYYRLMKHQCGVDEAKITINDNISDRNKSVKTILDGTYEYKVRAGNANIRGPWNKPHGYQKNLMVTAVIKDYKEAISTDKWSMILGDKVLEPTFITNQLALPEFILHDPPGDESYAFIQKGMSITTGTVFKGANLHGVDSHNLFQFAIPTPVMNIGIGVQVDVNNKQGFIKENEDIYTTTFNESISTTNDLTGTGEDADVIIGSALNFVYSKSIKLSYDGQKEPTKDNSFTVAPGFKTRYVLSVYHVKTKIMPALDAMLENITKLKQKVITKQVLTKKEQNLVNNEGIFTASKKNWAKVLSDNKRRIFTGGDALGEQESSISNLTFSGGNNYDYTKDKSTTTTRNSNYHWEVTTKAGALFTGVNPLMDLAKIEVHAAYVNDQSTDTNTLNTKVENLTTGFHLGDSSAGDYFTLNVTEDPQYKTYVFQTVSGTSSCPNEPNTQARDRVKMTMVSKPILNNLPKGKSAIFRVRLENDSQSEEGRIYSINTLTGQESGATVKIGGKKIFGLGNRYSVYLPSNETTDLTVEIIPGPETRSLNVDLVATPDCMSNVYITEDIRASIDAELDKVPSDVSKVGLNISWESDCDPIQIASPADNWVVNTTIDNSLPITLKGFDPNSKEVSYIEVQYRKVGDQQWHELKKYNKADIGDFPTKHISVNVSNMTAGKYYLRASSYCNNLNVRNYSNVVRGTIDHNAFVVTGSNVESGWLRTSNMTVSFSKEPSQAQFRIERINKTKTEVYETYYADAVVQGYNAIVPIKDADLYEGSHYRITAVSGSTYDETGEMLFNDKSFDIILDRSLAKWQQNNQVVMIVKGETCQIAAKLINNGANDVPFRVVANTLSTFISPIVPDGIIPANGVFPVAFEINSLDNLPLGRFKGEVTVIIEENGQSYSKELQVELIVKSLKPIVRQPEPKQYQMHVVAQFTTSSDANIPLSTDEQDFIVAYIDNEIAGVSPIFYDTKTQGYRAYITVESDNENKQVSYKMWDNSQNMMYVATETNTFKQNTLVGTLETPKVLHTAKAEQYISLKSGWNFISFNVVPENSAIQNVLSSLQQADAQIKHINEGFSAYDAKNKSWGGALKNINVDLAYKLYVPYEDVLKVQGTIRSDEYPLYAESYNNKQYNWIAVHSKEATDIQTAIDRVPLAQNVVLRHNLQFSILNQDKSAWGGTIKLVEPGKGYELYDPNQLSEVIEETPTVNTKSAMTFDEPVVEPNVNNTMTFIGESYLNGEKINANEYTVEAKLNGQVIGRNYNNVQDPLTQAYQFYMLKAAENPLNQIEFNLIDHQTGQTYTAKQTVSYKDDQIIGTIQKPYKLQFGNSNETDESQSIRIYPNPVKQQQDFNIYVSNQVIGDITIEISNMLGAVQYRERTSNHRLVVSTNKLLPGIYHVTIKQNDRIIGVQKLIIH from the coding sequence ATGAAAAAAAATTCATCAATAAACATGGGCAGTTGTCTCTTATGGCTACTAACTTGTTTACTACTAATGAACTTGTGTCCCAAAAATGGACAAGCACAATCCTACACAGTAAATTATCCTGTACAAGTAAAACAATTAGATACAGGAAATGATTATAATATTAAGTATCAAATGATACTCACCAAACCATTTCCTCTCTGTGGGGGAGTAAGATGGAAAGCAAATCGTCCAAATCAAAGAATTGGTAATAAATGGATAAACTTACAAGAAGATCATGACGATTGGAGTGTACGAACAGTAACAGTAAGTGCATATCCAGGAGCGGGGGCATATCTTGGAGGAACCTTTAACTCACGATCGACACTATTGAACTGTGACCATTGGAGCAGAGCTGTAAAATTACTTCAAGCAGCACCTCTTAAGAATCCATACAACCTTGGCATGATGTACGAAGAAGATCAAAAAAGGATCATCGTAAAATGGTCAAATGCAACCAATGTACCATCAGATAAATATAAAACAAAGATAAAAAGAACAGATCTTGCCAATAACACAATTAGTGAAGTAGTAGTGGATGGAGGAATAACATCCTATATAGACACACGTAATATTCGACCAGCTGCAAGATTTAAATATGAAATATGTACACATTTTCCTGGTGGACACAAAACAGACCTATTTAAAGACTGTCCTTCAAGAACATCTATTATAATAGAAAAAGAAATTACACTTCCTAATATCATTGAAAACATAGAGGTAGATACAAAGCGAGCGTCTATTGCTATTAAATGGAAAATAAACAGTACTGTCTTCCACGATCATATCTGTTTAGAATATAAGGATAGCAACGAACAATGGAATCTAGTTAAAGAGTTGTCTGCCACTACTAATATGTACCAATGGACTCCTCGTTTCTCATTAACGCCAGGTAAAGTATACGATATTCGTGTCATAGCTATGAAAGAAATGACTCCGATACAGTCCATTTATAGCAGAGGATATATATCTCCAAACGGTGTACTTAGTGGGCATATTAAAATTGCAGACAGTGAAAAAGGAGTACCTAACATTCCATTAAAGATTATTTCGGGTGAGAACAAACAAATCAAATACCGATACTATAATTTACCGATAACATACTTACCTTCATTGATGCCGAATATTACAAGGCAATTAACATCTAATCAAACATTAATCAAGCAAGGTCTAACTGAAACATTCAATCTTAACATAAAGGATAATAGTAGTAATTTCGGTATTGTTTTCGATTGCTGGATTTATATTGACAAAGAAGATGACTATAGATTCTTTCTTAATGCAGATGACTGTGCGATATTATCTATTGATAATATTGAGAAACTTTGTGTAATATATAATGAATCGGAACGAAACGTTAATACCCACCTCAAAAAAGGATTCCATAAGATACAGCTTAACTATATACAAGGAATAGGAGACCTAGGACTTAACCTAAGCTACTCAAGTTCCACGATTACAAAGCAACAGGTTCCATCCGAAGTGCTATATAAAGAGCAGGGACTAATAAAAAACACATCAACCGATGAAGAGGGATACTTCTATTTAGACGAAGTATATTATGGAGAAGAGGCCAAATTCTATATCATACCACTTAAGAAGGATTCAGACATCCGTCCAGACACCATTACACGTACGCTTTCTATCAACGACCACAAACAGGACAATGTGCGTTTTCAGGACCACTCTTCTATTCCTGTACACGGTATAGTAAAAATTGGAAACTGTCCAATTTCCAAAGCACAAGTCGTATTCAATGACAGCAAAGAAAGTACTATAACCAAAGATGATGGATCTTTTGAATATGTTATCCAAAGCCCTGACCCAATCAAGAAGAATGAGTTAGGAATATTCTTCAAAGGACATAAATTCGACAAAACAATACAGGTCGACCTTGTCAATGATGCCAAAAATTCCGCCAATCCATTTATTTTCCATGACATTCAAACTGACACATTAGATCTATCGGTTCTATCTGGATGCGAAAGTCCTATCGCAGATCAAGTAGATGTTCTATTAACCAAGATCAACGATAATGGAGAGTCTTGTTACAGCCGTATTATCACGTTAAATAATACGGGAAAGAAAAAACTTAAGCTACCTGCCACAACCTACAATATTAAGGTAGTAGACATGCGTATCACTAACCAGAATGCAAACGAACAGATAAAAAAGGAGTTCAACGATGTCAAAGAGAATATAATAGCATCATTCAGAGAGATCAATATTGATCTTGGACAACGTGATACGATCAAAATCAAGGATACAAAAGTCATTAACGAAAAGACGGGAGAAACAAAGACAACAGAAAAAGTTACAGACATAAAGCTGATAAAAGCAGCATTCCGATTCAGACAGAAGATAGATCTAGACATCGAAGGATCAGCATGGAGTAAAAAGGCAGGTGTTCATCAAGTCGAGTATGAAGGCGAAACATTCGATGAAGAGATCTTCACCATGCAACAAGGAGAAGAGTACAACGTGAAGTTTAAATTAAACGAGAAGTACGACTACTACCGATTAATGAAGCACCAATGTGGTGTAGATGAAGCAAAAATCACCATTAATGACAATATTTCTGATCGCAACAAATCTGTAAAAACCATCCTTGACGGAACCTACGAATACAAAGTAAGAGCAGGGAATGCAAATATTAGAGGCCCATGGAACAAACCACACGGCTATCAGAAGAACCTTATGGTAACAGCAGTGATCAAGGACTATAAGGAAGCAATCTCAACCGACAAATGGAGTATGATCCTTGGAGATAAGGTACTCGAACCGACATTCATTACGAATCAATTGGCCCTACCTGAATTTATCCTTCATGATCCTCCTGGAGACGAAAGTTATGCATTCATTCAAAAAGGAATGAGCATCACCACTGGTACAGTATTTAAAGGGGCAAATTTACATGGTGTAGATAGCCATAACTTATTCCAATTCGCCATTCCGACACCGGTAATGAATATAGGTATTGGAGTACAAGTAGATGTAAACAACAAGCAAGGATTCATTAAAGAAAATGAAGACATATATACAACGACCTTCAACGAGTCAATCTCTACTACAAATGACCTTACAGGAACAGGAGAAGATGCAGATGTCATTATTGGTTCGGCCCTAAACTTTGTCTACTCAAAAAGCATAAAATTAAGCTACGATGGTCAAAAAGAACCAACAAAAGACAATAGTTTCACCGTAGCACCTGGGTTTAAAACAAGGTATGTACTTAGCGTATATCATGTTAAAACCAAAATCATGCCTGCATTAGACGCCATGCTTGAAAACATCACAAAACTTAAGCAAAAAGTAATAACGAAACAGGTATTAACAAAAAAAGAGCAAAACCTTGTTAATAATGAAGGAATCTTCACTGCTTCTAAGAAAAATTGGGCAAAAGTATTATCAGACAATAAAAGACGAATATTTACTGGAGGAGATGCCTTGGGAGAACAGGAAAGTTCAATATCCAATTTAACTTTCAGTGGTGGAAACAATTACGATTATACTAAAGATAAGAGTACCACAACAACTAGAAATTCAAACTACCATTGGGAAGTAACCACCAAAGCAGGGGCACTATTTACAGGAGTTAACCCACTCATGGACTTAGCTAAGATCGAAGTGCACGCAGCTTACGTAAACGACCAATCGACAGATACAAATACACTAAACACAAAAGTCGAGAACCTTACTACAGGTTTCCATCTTGGCGACAGTAGTGCAGGAGATTACTTTACGCTTAACGTAACAGAAGATCCTCAATACAAAACCTATGTCTTCCAAACCGTATCTGGAACAAGTAGTTGTCCTAATGAGCCGAACACACAAGCACGTGATCGCGTCAAAATGACCATGGTATCCAAGCCTATACTGAATAATCTACCAAAAGGGAAAAGTGCAATATTCCGTGTAAGATTAGAGAATGACAGCCAAAGTGAGGAGGGGCGAATCTACTCAATAAATACACTTACAGGTCAAGAATCAGGAGCCACAGTGAAGATTGGAGGGAAGAAGATATTTGGCCTTGGCAACCGTTACTCTGTATACCTCCCTTCCAATGAGACCACCGATCTTACGGTAGAAATTATCCCTGGTCCTGAAACTCGTTCTCTCAATGTTGATTTAGTGGCAACACCAGACTGCATGTCCAACGTATATATTACAGAAGACATACGTGCAAGCATTGATGCCGAACTAGATAAAGTTCCTTCAGATGTATCGAAAGTAGGTCTTAACATTTCATGGGAGTCCGATTGCGATCCAATACAGATAGCATCACCAGCAGACAATTGGGTGGTAAACACCACCATAGACAATTCGCTACCGATCACTCTAAAAGGTTTTGATCCAAACTCTAAAGAGGTATCATACATAGAGGTCCAATATCGCAAGGTCGGAGATCAACAATGGCACGAACTAAAGAAGTACAATAAAGCGGACATAGGAGATTTTCCAACCAAACACATATCTGTAAACGTAAGCAATATGACTGCAGGGAAATACTACCTACGCGCGAGCAGCTATTGTAACAACCTTAACGTTCGTAACTACTCAAATGTAGTAAGAGGAACCATAGATCATAACGCTTTTGTTGTAACAGGATCAAACGTTGAGAGCGGATGGTTACGCACATCAAACATGACTGTATCCTTCTCTAAAGAGCCATCACAAGCACAATTCCGTATAGAAAGAATCAACAAAACAAAGACAGAGGTCTACGAGACTTACTATGCCGATGCTGTTGTACAAGGCTATAATGCCATCGTACCTATTAAAGATGCAGACCTTTACGAAGGATCTCACTACCGTATTACAGCCGTATCTGGCTCCACTTATGACGAAACAGGAGAGATGCTATTTAACGACAAAAGCTTTGATATTATCTTAGACCGTTCGCTAGCCAAATGGCAACAGAACAACCAAGTGGTCATGATTGTCAAAGGAGAGACATGTCAAATCGCAGCAAAACTAATCAACAATGGAGCGAATGATGTCCCATTTAGAGTCGTAGCCAACACCCTCTCAACATTTATTTCGCCGATAGTTCCAGACGGGATTATCCCAGCCAATGGAGTATTTCCTGTCGCATTCGAGATCAACTCTCTTGACAACCTGCCTTTAGGTCGATTTAAAGGAGAAGTAACGGTGATTATCGAAGAGAATGGTCAAAGCTACAGCAAAGAGCTTCAAGTGGAGTTAATCGTAAAATCATTAAAGCCGATTGTTAGACAACCGGAGCCTAAACAATATCAGATGCATGTTGTAGCTCAGTTCACAACCTCATCGGATGCTAACATTCCATTATCAACAGACGAGCAGGACTTCATTGTAGCCTATATCGATAATGAGATAGCAGGAGTGTCTCCAATATTCTACGACACCAAAACCCAAGGTTACCGTGCATACATCACCGTAGAGTCGGATAATGAGAACAAGCAGGTTAGCTATAAGATGTGGGACAACTCTCAAAACATGATGTATGTAGCAACGGAGACAAATACCTTCAAACAAAACACGCTGGTTGGAACACTCGAAACACCTAAAGTGCTTCATACAGCAAAAGCCGAACAGTACATTAGCTTGAAGAGTGGATGGAACTTCATCTCATTCAATGTCGTGCCTGAAAACAGTGCAATACAGAACGTGTTGAGCTCACTACAACAAGCCGATGCCCAGATCAAACACATCAACGAAGGGTTTAGTGCTTATGATGCAAAGAACAAATCATGGGGAGGTGCATTGAAAAACATCAATGTCGACCTAGCATATAAGCTATACGTACCTTACGAAGATGTGCTAAAAGTACAGGGAACCATACGCAGTGATGAGTATCCTCTCTATGCCGAAAGCTACAACAACAAACAATACAATTGGATCGCAGTACATAGCAAAGAGGCAACAGATATTCAAACGGCTATTGACAGAGTACCGTTAGCACAAAATGTAGTTCTACGACACAACCTACAGTTCTCAATATTGAACCAAGACAAATCAGCTTGGGGAGGAACAATCAAATTGGTAGAACCAGGCAAAGGATATGAACTATACGATCCTAATCAACTTTCTGAGGTTATTGAAGAGACACCAACGGTAAACACCAAGTCTGCAATGACATTTGATGAACCGGTAGTAGAGCCAAATGTAAATAATACAATGACCTTCATTGGTGAGAGCTATCTTAATGGTGAGAAGATCAATGCCAACGAGTATACCGTAGAAGCCAAACTAAATGGGCAAGTGATCGGGCGTAACTACAACAACGTTCAAGATCCTTTAACCCAAGCATACCAATTCTACATGCTTAAGGCTGCAGAGAATCCTCTTAACCAGATCGAATTTAATCTTATCGATCATCAAACAGGACAAACATACACTGCCAAACAGACTGTTTCATACAAAGATGACCAGATCATTGGAACCATTCAAAAGCCATACAAACTACAGTTTGGCAACAGCAATGAAACCGACGAATCACAGTCTATTCGTATATATCCGAACCCTGTAAAGCAACAGCAAGATTTCAACATCTATGTCTCTAATCAAGTCATTGGGGATATCACAATTGAAATAAGCAATATGTTAGGAGCCGTGCAATATCGAGAAAGAACATCCAACCATCGTCTTGTGGTAAGTACAAATAAACTACTGCCAGGAATATATCATGTTACGATAAAACAAAATGACCGCATTATTGGAGTTCAAAAATTGATCATCCATTAA